A genome region from Candidatus Abyssobacteria bacterium SURF_5 includes the following:
- a CDS encoding glycosyltransferase encodes MISVVIPAYNEMESIRPLVDELLEVMHTLGSEFEILFVDDGSTDGTRQVMRQLAAENREVRFIGFKRNCGQTSAMAAGFKNARGDIIVTLDADMQNDPHDIPRLLEKLNTCDVVCGWRRKRNDNLVRRVSSRVANFVRNKLSNEQILDVGCSLKVYKRQCVEDLKLFEGMHRFLPTLVKLAGYTVAEVPVNHRPRKFGASKYNIRSRIVKAFFDLLAVRWMKKRYFRYEIEEER; translated from the coding sequence ATGATTTCCGTCGTCATCCCCGCCTATAACGAAATGGAATCGATTCGCCCGTTGGTTGACGAACTGCTTGAGGTAATGCACACGCTGGGCTCTGAATTCGAGATCCTGTTTGTCGATGACGGCAGCACCGACGGCACGCGCCAGGTAATGCGCCAACTCGCCGCTGAAAACCGCGAGGTCCGCTTCATCGGCTTCAAACGTAACTGCGGGCAAACTTCGGCGATGGCCGCAGGATTCAAAAATGCGCGCGGCGATATCATTGTCACCCTCGACGCCGATATGCAGAACGACCCGCACGACATCCCGCGCCTGCTGGAAAAGCTGAACACCTGCGACGTCGTCTGCGGCTGGCGCCGCAAGCGAAACGACAACCTTGTTCGCCGCGTTTCGAGCCGCGTCGCAAATTTCGTCCGAAACAAGCTGAGCAATGAACAGATTCTCGATGTCGGATGCTCACTGAAAGTGTATAAACGTCAATGCGTCGAGGACCTGAAACTGTTCGAGGGGATGCACCGTTTCCTGCCCACTCTGGTCAAGCTCGCAGGTTACACCGTGGCCGAGGTCCCCGTTAATCACCGCCCACGTAAATTCGGCGCCTCAAAATATAATATTCGTAGTCGTATCGTGAAAGCATTTTTCGATCTGCTGGCCGTCAGGTGGATGAAGAAAAGATACTTTCGCTACGAAATCGAGGAGGAGCGGTAA
- a CDS encoding lipid A biosynthesis protein, whose product MLEQWMRLGLADRIWMSAGFLGQTVFFMRFLVQWIASERRHESVIPIAFWFLSLSGSAILFTYAIHIRDPVFIVGQASGFLIYIRNLMLIYRKRHSEFAES is encoded by the coding sequence ATGCTTGAGCAATGGATGCGATTGGGCCTGGCCGACCGGATATGGATGTCCGCCGGTTTTCTCGGACAAACCGTCTTCTTCATGCGATTTCTCGTGCAATGGATCGCGTCGGAACGCCGCCACGAAAGCGTAATCCCCATTGCGTTCTGGTTCCTCAGCCTCAGCGGTTCCGCCATCCTGTTCACGTATGCCATCCACATCCGTGATCCCGTCTTCATTGTCGGGCAGGCAAGCGGATTCCTCATTTATATTCGAAACTTGATGCTGATTTATCGGAAACGACACAGTGAATTTGCAGAAAGTTGA
- the clpX gene encoding ATP-dependent Clp protease ATP-binding subunit ClpX yields the protein MKTARREHSNLLTPAQIYEHLNSYVIGQEWAKRVIAIAAYNHQKRVLTKKDDKPNPIKKSNILMIGPTGCGKTHIARNLATILEMPFTVVDATEYTEAGYYGKDVEVMIAELLFKTGGRTEETQKGIIFIDEIDKIARRSHGARTGAGSRDIGGEGVQQALLKLLEGSEIFVPMNVTQHWSKHDFVLVDTSEILFICAGTFSDMPLIQRESTRVGFRSLRGIEREKRRKISTDDLLEYGMLAEFVGRLPVLVELEPLTAEEMMRILKEPPDSILKEYAHLLSIDDIELKFTEGALELVIGHAMKTKMGARGLRGILEEVMHDVMFDAPASRGKKVTVSKRFVESKLVASG from the coding sequence ATGAAGACCGCCCGCCGTGAACATTCCAACCTTCTCACGCCCGCCCAAATCTACGAGCACTTGAACAGTTACGTGATCGGCCAAGAGTGGGCGAAACGTGTAATCGCGATTGCAGCCTACAATCATCAGAAGCGGGTTCTTACGAAGAAGGACGACAAGCCGAACCCGATCAAGAAATCGAACATTCTGATGATTGGCCCCACGGGATGCGGGAAGACCCATATCGCGAGAAATCTGGCAACGATACTTGAGATGCCGTTTACTGTGGTCGATGCGACGGAATATACGGAAGCCGGCTATTACGGCAAAGACGTCGAAGTGATGATTGCCGAACTGCTCTTCAAGACCGGCGGCCGAACTGAGGAGACCCAGAAGGGGATTATCTTCATCGATGAGATTGACAAAATAGCGCGCCGCAGCCATGGCGCCCGTACCGGCGCGGGCAGCCGTGACATAGGAGGCGAAGGTGTGCAGCAGGCCCTCCTGAAACTGCTGGAGGGTTCGGAGATTTTTGTTCCCATGAACGTCACCCAGCACTGGAGCAAACACGACTTTGTGCTTGTCGACACCTCTGAGATCCTTTTCATTTGTGCGGGCACATTCTCGGATATGCCGCTTATACAGCGCGAGAGCACCCGGGTGGGTTTTCGGAGTTTGCGGGGGATCGAGAGGGAAAAGCGCAGGAAGATTTCGACGGACGACCTGCTCGAGTACGGCATGCTGGCGGAATTCGTTGGGAGACTGCCGGTCCTTGTGGAGCTCGAGCCGCTGACTGCGGAAGAGATGATGCGGATTCTCAAGGAACCGCCGGACTCAATTTTGAAGGAGTATGCTCACCTATTGAGTATAGATGATATCGAATTGAAGTTTACTGAAGGCGCCCTTGAACTGGTGATCGGGCACGCAATGAAGACGAAGATGGGCGCGCGTGGATTACGGGGCATCCTCGAGGAAGTTATGCATGATGTCATGTTTGATGCGCCTGCCTCACGAGGGAAGAAGGTAACCGTCAGCAAAAGATTTGTCGAGAGCAAGTTAGTCGCATCCGGATGA
- a CDS encoding serine/threonine protein kinase produces MAEEVYVEKRIENFRILAEIGRGGMGIVYKALDEKKDQLVAIKVLPPDFLADRRKAQYLDHEFKIALELNHPNIIRFYRLIKAQVPGKKVKQGFLIMELVDGWNMRRHIQEQDLTTFQAVDLIITVCNGLEYIHQHNIVHGDMKPENILISRSGAIKIADFGLSQADSFFRLSRDKLRGTKRYMAPEQLTRKKVDVRTDIYSLGVSCYELFAGQSPYTGKTADEITREIIDRRIKPTPPSKVKPSLHHYLDKVIMKSLEKNPADRYQSMLEMVLDLKRLSRSQI; encoded by the coding sequence ATGGCCGAAGAAGTCTATGTCGAAAAGCGGATTGAAAACTTCCGAATCCTGGCTGAAATCGGCCGCGGCGGCATGGGCATCGTTTATAAAGCTCTCGACGAGAAGAAAGACCAGCTTGTCGCCATTAAGGTTCTGCCGCCGGATTTTTTGGCAGACCGGCGAAAAGCGCAGTATCTTGATCATGAATTCAAGATTGCGCTCGAGTTGAACCATCCCAACATCATACGCTTCTACAGGCTCATTAAGGCTCAGGTTCCCGGGAAAAAAGTGAAGCAGGGCTTCCTGATCATGGAACTGGTCGATGGCTGGAATATGCGGAGGCATATACAGGAGCAGGATCTGACCACTTTTCAAGCGGTGGACCTGATCATTACCGTCTGTAATGGGCTGGAGTATATTCATCAGCATAATATTGTCCACGGCGACATGAAACCGGAGAACATTCTCATTTCGCGTTCGGGAGCCATCAAGATCGCAGACTTCGGGTTATCGCAGGCAGACAGCTTCTTCCGACTCTCGCGAGACAAATTGCGCGGAACGAAGAGGTACATGGCACCCGAACAGCTGACGCGAAAGAAAGTGGACGTGCGGACGGATATCTATTCGCTCGGCGTATCCTGTTATGAATTGTTTGCAGGGCAGTCGCCCTACACGGGCAAAACGGCCGACGAGATAACCCGCGAAATAATCGACCGGCGTATTAAACCCACCCCGCCTTCAAAAGTCAAACCTAGTCTCCACCACTACCTTGACAAAGTCATCATGAAGTCGCTGGAGAAGAATCCGGCAGACAGGTATCAGTCAATGCTGGAAATGGTTCTTGATCTGAAGCGCCTTTCGCGTTCTCAAATCTGA
- a CDS encoding Glu/Leu/Phe/Val dehydrogenase, whose translation MRKPLYRLQVHDETLKFTGYVVVDSLVNGLSAGGLRMRQGLPEREVGRLARAMTHKFAAARIPLGGAKSGIDADPRRPDKAQVIARFGELLQPILSSIYLVGEDMGTIKADILNLYRAAGLNPVAVAKRKMSAKGFTVDLPDDFDMFSDESNLEEIMTGFGIAECAEEACGRLGIQLAGATVSIQGFGTVGAGTAQFLVQKGATIVAVADINGTIYRPEGIPVEHLLKARDELGAINRAVLEFDYTKMPREDWLAVDAQILIPAAIADAIHKDNVRRISSKLVIEAANIPVTAEAEKHLQKMNVALIPDFIANAGAACGLGLILSGQCKFDPHEVLQEVAQRIRTATARVLEMSHSKKILPRKAAEKIAEEELAKIKQRF comes from the coding sequence GTGAGAAAACCGCTCTATCGGCTGCAGGTACATGATGAGACGCTGAAATTTACGGGGTACGTAGTTGTGGATTCGCTTGTCAACGGCCTGTCGGCGGGTGGTTTGCGCATGCGGCAAGGACTGCCCGAGCGCGAGGTCGGCCGCCTCGCCCGCGCCATGACCCATAAATTCGCCGCGGCTCGAATCCCGCTCGGAGGCGCCAAATCCGGAATTGACGCCGATCCTCGCCGCCCCGACAAGGCGCAGGTGATCGCCCGTTTCGGCGAACTGCTCCAGCCGATATTATCCTCGATTTATCTCGTCGGTGAGGATATGGGAACAATTAAGGCTGACATTCTCAATCTCTACCGGGCGGCCGGTCTCAATCCGGTCGCCGTGGCCAAACGAAAGATGTCGGCTAAAGGGTTCACCGTCGATCTGCCCGATGACTTCGACATGTTCTCGGATGAATCGAATCTCGAGGAGATTATGACCGGTTTCGGAATCGCCGAGTGCGCCGAAGAAGCATGCGGCCGCCTCGGAATTCAACTCGCCGGCGCCACCGTCTCCATCCAGGGTTTCGGCACCGTCGGCGCCGGCACCGCTCAATTCCTCGTCCAGAAAGGCGCAACAATTGTCGCGGTCGCCGATATCAATGGAACCATCTATCGTCCGGAAGGCATTCCGGTCGAGCACCTGCTGAAGGCGCGCGACGAATTGGGCGCGATAAACCGGGCAGTTCTTGAATTCGATTACACAAAGATGCCGCGCGAGGATTGGCTGGCCGTCGACGCGCAGATACTGATTCCGGCCGCCATCGCCGACGCAATCCACAAGGACAACGTGCGCCGCATCTCCTCAAAACTCGTGATCGAGGCGGCCAATATCCCGGTAACCGCAGAGGCCGAAAAACATCTGCAAAAAATGAACGTTGCGCTGATTCCCGACTTCATCGCCAACGCGGGCGCGGCCTGCGGACTTGGCCTCATCCTTTCGGGCCAATGCAAGTTCGATCCGCACGAGGTCCTGCAGGAGGTCGCTCAGCGGATTCGGACCGCAACTGCGCGAGTGCTCGAGATGTCCCACAGCAAAAAAATCCTCCCCCGCAAAGCCGCCGAAAAAATCGCGGAAGAGGAGTTGGCAAAAATCAAGCAAAGGTTCTAG
- a CDS encoding DUF2284 domain-containing protein, with product MAQETIQKDLNRLEIFAQEKGAVVAKKIAIEHVVTDERVYYKCLYGCPNYNSSKMCPPNTPPPTEFEKALRKYGWGILVKTRPHEINDIVVAVEREAFLLGHYLALGLRGGPCPLCSECTDPAEHCRNPEKARPAMEAVGIDVFATLKNAGIPAELKKDSEDEWFFHGLILVE from the coding sequence ATGGCCCAGGAAACGATTCAAAAAGATCTCAACCGCCTCGAAATCTTCGCGCAGGAAAAAGGCGCCGTTGTCGCCAAAAAAATTGCCATCGAACACGTGGTGACCGACGAGCGCGTCTATTATAAATGCCTCTATGGCTGTCCAAATTACAATTCCTCCAAGATGTGCCCGCCAAATACGCCGCCTCCCACCGAGTTCGAGAAAGCGCTCCGCAAATATGGCTGGGGAATCCTCGTGAAGACACGCCCCCACGAGATCAATGACATCGTGGTCGCGGTCGAGCGAGAAGCCTTTCTGCTCGGGCATTACCTCGCGCTCGGATTGCGCGGCGGACCGTGCCCCCTGTGCAGCGAATGCACCGACCCCGCCGAACACTGCCGCAACCCGGAAAAGGCGCGCCCTGCAATGGAGGCCGTCGGCATCGACGTCTTCGCTACCCTCAAAAACGCCGGTATCCCCGCCGAACTCAAAAAAGATTCCGAAGACGAATGGTTTTTTCACGGCCTGATTCTGGTGGAATGA
- a CDS encoding PaaI family thioesterase: MGLGNDKDETNPMVEVFRAMIGRKIDGGPPFTTWLDGRIVSCNPGEMEILYTVRPEMANPTGLLHGGMQAAMIDDLIGMTSTTLGEEGFMLTIDLHVNFLGKVKVGQTIKARAKIIRSGRQIAHAICEIIDDEGTVVARGESNLLKTGYVSQYQARTDKSADKR; the protein is encoded by the coding sequence ATGGGATTGGGCAACGACAAAGATGAAACTAATCCGATGGTCGAGGTTTTCCGCGCGATGATCGGGCGGAAGATTGACGGGGGACCGCCTTTCACCACGTGGTTGGACGGGCGCATCGTTTCGTGTAATCCGGGCGAAATGGAGATTCTGTACACGGTTCGGCCGGAAATGGCGAATCCGACCGGACTGCTGCACGGTGGAATGCAGGCGGCAATGATCGATGATCTCATCGGCATGACGTCAACGACCCTCGGCGAAGAAGGCTTCATGCTCACCATCGATCTTCACGTCAATTTTCTAGGGAAAGTGAAGGTAGGCCAGACAATCAAGGCACGCGCCAAGATCATCCGGTCCGGCAGGCAGATTGCGCATGCGATTTGCGAGATTATCGATGACGAGGGGACTGTGGTCGCTCGCGGCGAATCCAACCTGCTGAAGACGGGCTATGTCTCGCAATATCAAGCGCGGACGGATAAGTCTGCGGATAAGCGATAA
- a CDS encoding AI-2E family transporter, producing MANKEKAAETGERPYLKPGYSEFIFKILIAVGIVAATTLLVLLLIFASYAFLLIFAGVLVTIFVRSLSDWVSETLRISSGWALLLTYLFLLIVIGATLWLVSSTLINQFTQLAEELPRAIEQVEETLEQFEVGRTFLRALPDPEALISSATDIAGRAAGIFSTALGFISAFLIIIFIGIYFSFDPDLYVSGFLRLIPIDKRKHAREILHNVAFVLQWWLIGRLFSMFVLGTLTGTGLWILGIPLPLALGALTGALTFIPYIGAILSYIPILLLSLSQGLNSALYALLLYLGIQSVESYLLVPIVEKKAVELPPSLTLIAQVVAGILFGIFGLILASPLTATAIVLVRILYVRNVLGDDIQATQTRKTDAKSEEGESD from the coding sequence ATGGCTAACAAAGAAAAAGCAGCCGAAACCGGTGAACGACCTTACCTGAAACCGGGCTACTCCGAGTTCATCTTCAAAATCCTGATTGCGGTGGGGATAGTCGCCGCAACCACTCTCCTTGTCCTGTTGCTGATATTCGCCTCGTACGCTTTTCTCCTGATTTTCGCCGGGGTCCTGGTCACGATCTTCGTTCGAAGCTTGTCAGATTGGGTCAGCGAAACGCTGCGCATCTCGTCCGGATGGGCGCTGCTCCTTACGTATCTTTTCCTGCTGATCGTCATTGGAGCGACCCTCTGGTTAGTAAGTTCCACATTGATCAATCAGTTCACGCAACTGGCCGAAGAACTGCCGCGCGCAATCGAGCAGGTCGAGGAGACCCTGGAACAATTCGAGGTGGGAAGGACGTTCCTCCGCGCGCTGCCGGACCCGGAGGCTCTGATTTCTTCCGCAACCGATATCGCGGGAAGAGCCGCCGGCATTTTTTCAACTGCTTTGGGATTTATCAGCGCATTCTTGATTATTATCTTTATAGGAATCTATTTCTCCTTTGATCCCGACCTGTATGTAAGCGGATTCCTTCGATTGATCCCGATCGATAAGCGCAAGCATGCTCGCGAGATCCTGCACAACGTCGCCTTCGTGCTCCAGTGGTGGTTGATCGGCAGGCTGTTTTCAATGTTTGTTCTCGGTACTCTTACCGGAACCGGGCTGTGGATTCTGGGTATTCCTCTGCCCCTGGCGCTCGGCGCCCTCACCGGCGCGCTTACCTTCATCCCGTACATCGGCGCCATTCTCTCATACATCCCGATCCTGCTCCTGTCCCTTTCGCAGGGACTGAACTCGGCATTATACGCGCTCCTCTTATATCTGGGTATCCAATCGGTTGAAAGCTATCTTCTGGTGCCGATTGTCGAAAAGAAGGCGGTGGAACTTCCTCCTTCGCTGACTCTTATTGCGCAAGTTGTCGCCGGCATACTGTTTGGCATTTTCGGCCTCATCCTCGCTTCGCCGCTCACTGCAACCGCTATCGTCCTGGTGAGGATTCTTTACGTGAGAAACGTCTTGGGCGATGATATTCAGGCAACTCAGACGAGAAAGACGGACGCAAAATCGGAGGAAGGCGAATCAGACTGA
- a CDS encoding GNAT family N-acetyltransferase: MAKRTEQKAGFSFDGPRSVKAAEHASAIDLLNRTLRPGGPPSILQEYPLVLSERNLRNMRVIVHDGRVVSHAAVYFSNLRTQDAILRVGCIGSVATDPEYRGRGLASRVVGDCLDLMREAGCHVAVLWTQRHSFYRRLGLEAAGSEYLFRLTIADIADEPLCRVAPYDPKHLAGIMRIHEGESLRTERSRREYEEYFSIPKARTLVGLRGDLVTAYAVLGKGEDFKGCVHEWGGDPADLFHLVRKLAVSAGLKEVLILAPAAVNPFVDVLMSKRVPYLLEHLAMMKVIDAAALSRVVDSYFFPQASSHFGIISDDRGIWIHVGKEGAHLERENMLVRLMFGPERASGILKAAPPDMIRTLERFFPIPLFIWGLDSV, encoded by the coding sequence ATGGCAAAGCGTACCGAACAGAAGGCCGGTTTTTCTTTTGACGGCCCCCGCTCAGTGAAGGCGGCGGAACACGCTTCTGCGATCGATCTTCTCAATCGGACTCTCCGCCCGGGAGGGCCTCCGTCGATTCTTCAGGAGTATCCCCTGGTTTTGAGCGAACGGAACCTGCGGAACATGCGCGTCATTGTGCATGACGGCCGGGTGGTTTCGCACGCGGCGGTTTATTTTTCCAATCTGCGAACGCAAGACGCGATTTTGCGAGTGGGATGCATAGGGTCGGTCGCGACCGATCCCGAATACCGCGGGCGGGGACTTGCCAGCCGGGTTGTTGGAGATTGCCTGGATCTGATGCGCGAGGCCGGATGCCATGTGGCGGTGCTGTGGACGCAGCGGCATTCCTTTTACCGGCGCCTCGGATTGGAGGCCGCAGGCTCCGAATATCTTTTCCGGCTGACGATAGCCGATATCGCGGATGAGCCGCTCTGCAGAGTGGCTCCGTACGATCCGAAGCATCTGGCGGGAATCATGCGCATCCATGAAGGCGAATCGCTGCGGACCGAGCGGTCACGGCGCGAGTATGAGGAGTATTTTTCGATTCCGAAGGCGAGGACGCTGGTTGGCCTGCGGGGAGATTTGGTCACTGCCTATGCGGTTTTGGGCAAGGGCGAAGACTTCAAGGGATGCGTCCATGAATGGGGAGGCGATCCGGCCGATCTCTTTCATCTTGTGCGGAAGCTGGCCGTATCGGCGGGATTGAAAGAGGTTCTGATTTTGGCCCCCGCAGCCGTGAATCCGTTTGTGGATGTGCTCATGAGCAAGCGGGTACCGTACCTGCTCGAGCATCTCGCAATGATGAAAGTAATCGATGCGGCTGCGCTCTCGCGGGTGGTCGATAGTTATTTTTTCCCGCAGGCATCGAGTCATTTCGGCATAATTTCAGATGATCGTGGGATATGGATTCATGTTGGCAAGGAGGGTGCTCATCTTGAGAGGGAAAACATGCTTGTTCGCCTGATGTTTGGGCCGGAGCGCGCGTCGGGCATCCTGAAGGCGGCGCCGCCGGATATGATTCGGACGCTCGAACGCTTTTTTCCGATCCCGCTGTTTATCTGGGGATTGGACTCAGTCTGA
- a CDS encoding tetratricopeptide repeat protein produces MKTECEISLCMIVRNEAKFLPHCLRSVRDIVDEIIVVDTGSSDGSPKIARELGARVYEHEWNDDFSSARNRSIELARGRWILVLDADEIIAERDKRAIAALLNGRAAGHLFTYRSYSNDSRDVRWVSNDGSYAEGNGWDGWIAGQVVRLFRRDTRIRFEGAVHETVDSSIRRCGGKIAATGIIIHHFHEKKGKEKLREKQLQYLRLCERSLRVQAPSAKVFFDMGLIRRHILNDLRGAAALHEQALEVDPDHVDARIELALLCHLRQDAAGAAEHLAKIFEKAPENAPAWFLCGIILEQRGKIDKAVHCYERALAANPHLVDARVNLGALWAKEGQYEKARKEWMMVYRLNPSNAKALLNLGALELREGKTEAAQQFFEKALASSPESAPLWNNLGVLHAGTGRLDQARQAFKRALALDPSREDISRNLAALNIQAGAARPSVST; encoded by the coding sequence ATGAAGACCGAGTGCGAAATCAGTCTATGCATGATCGTCAGAAACGAAGCCAAGTTCCTCCCGCATTGCCTGCGGAGCGTCAGGGATATTGTCGATGAGATCATAGTAGTGGATACCGGTTCGTCGGACGGCTCACCTAAAATCGCGCGGGAGTTAGGGGCGCGGGTATATGAGCACGAGTGGAACGACGATTTCAGCAGCGCCCGCAACAGGTCGATAGAGCTCGCGCGCGGCCGCTGGATTCTCGTGCTCGATGCGGATGAGATCATCGCCGAACGCGACAAGAGGGCAATTGCCGCTCTGCTCAATGGCAGGGCCGCCGGGCATCTTTTCACCTATCGCAGTTATTCGAATGACAGCCGCGACGTTCGTTGGGTCTCGAATGACGGCTCATATGCGGAAGGAAACGGGTGGGACGGCTGGATTGCGGGGCAGGTGGTTCGCCTGTTCAGGCGGGATACCCGCATCCGTTTCGAAGGCGCGGTTCATGAGACCGTGGATTCCTCGATCAGGAGGTGCGGGGGGAAGATTGCGGCGACAGGCATAATTATTCACCATTTTCATGAGAAGAAGGGAAAGGAGAAGCTGCGTGAGAAACAGCTCCAATACTTGCGGCTGTGCGAGCGGAGTCTGCGCGTGCAGGCGCCGAGCGCCAAGGTTTTCTTTGATATGGGGCTGATTCGCCGGCACATCCTGAACGATTTACGGGGAGCGGCGGCGCTTCACGAACAGGCGCTGGAGGTGGACCCGGACCATGTTGATGCACGCATTGAACTGGCGCTGTTGTGCCATCTCCGGCAGGATGCAGCCGGCGCGGCGGAGCACCTGGCGAAGATTTTCGAGAAAGCCCCCGAGAATGCGCCGGCGTGGTTTTTATGTGGTATAATTCTTGAGCAACGCGGAAAAATCGACAAGGCGGTTCATTGTTACGAGCGGGCGCTCGCGGCAAATCCGCATCTTGTTGATGCGCGCGTAAACCTGGGAGCGCTTTGGGCGAAGGAGGGCCAATATGAAAAGGCCCGGAAAGAATGGATGATGGTTTACCGGTTGAATCCCTCCAACGCGAAGGCGCTGCTGAACCTGGGGGCGCTTGAGCTGCGCGAAGGCAAAACCGAAGCCGCGCAGCAGTTTTTTGAGAAAGCGCTTGCATCCTCGCCCGAAAGTGCGCCGTTGTGGAACAACCTGGGAGTTTTGCATGCCGGCACCGGGCGTCTTGATCAGGCAAGACAAGCCTTCAAGCGGGCCCTTGCGCTTGATCCTTCCCGCGAAGATATCAGCCGGAACCTGGCTGCTCTGAATATTCAGGCAGGCGCCGCCCGTCCCTCCGTTTCCACTTGA